A genomic region of Ictalurus furcatus strain D&B chromosome 29, Billie_1.0, whole genome shotgun sequence contains the following coding sequences:
- the helt gene encoding hairy and enhancer of split-related protein helt, translating into MASKMKDRKLREFAVFFTTLTVFPQRTPVSHKVIEKRRRDRINRCLNELGKTVPMALAKQNCGKLEKAEILEMTVQYLRALHSADFPRGREKGELLSEFANYFHYGYHECMKNLVHYLTTVERTETKDNKYARILAFLQSKVVSEPVFGSRYESAFTSPEPVDFLCQLRSPPECHQNPSEPVFQQSHGGHLSWHGSALAYPQQHGLDHHHYMNFMSHTHSLHTTPHVAL; encoded by the exons ATGGCTTCAAAGATGAAGGACCGGAAG CTACGTGAGTTTGCAGTATTTTTCACTACGTTAACCGTTTTCCCGCAGAGAACTCCAGTCTCACACAAGGTGAtcgagaagaggaggagagaccGCATCAACCGCTGTCTGAATGAGCTCGGCAAAACCGTCCCCATGGCCCTGGCCAAACAG AATTGTGGGAAGCTGGAGAAGGCAGAAATATTAGAGATGACCGTACAGTACCTGCGCGCTTTACATTCAGCCGACTTTCCCCGCGGGAGAGAAAAAG GAGAGCTCCTGAGCGAGTTCGCCAACTACTTCCATTACGGCTACCACGAGTGCATGAAGAACCTGGTGCACTACCTGACCACGGTGGAGCGCACAGAGACCAAAGACAACAAGTACGCACGCATCCTGGCCTTCCTGCAGTCCAAGGTGGTCTCAGAGCCCGTGTTCGGCTCACGCTACGAGTCCGCGTTTACCTCGCCCGAGCCTGTAGACTTCCTGTGTCAGCTGCGCTCTCCGCCGGAGTGCCATCAGAACCCGAGCGAACCCGTATTCCAGCAGAGCCACGGCGGGCATTTATCCTGGCACGGCTCGGCGCTCGCCTACCCTCAGCAGCACGGACTGGACCATCACCATTACATGAACTTCatgagccacacacacagcttgcaCACGACGCCACACGTCGCTTTGTAG